One Methylophilus sp. TWE2 DNA segment encodes these proteins:
- a CDS encoding xanthine dehydrogenase family protein molybdopterin-binding subunit has protein sequence MNDMINLSRRTFIKSTALVAGGLVVAFSIPQAKRFMGVANAAEAMPLPAPNAFLRIGADDSITVLLAHSEMGQGVWTTLPMLIADELDADWNKVKVEHAPAAPAYIHTAYGLQITGGSTTTWSEFDRYRQAGALTRALLMQAAAKQWNVPVDSLRTENGAVVNGHKTLSYGQLVETASQLPTPTTVNLKKPEQWKFIGKATKRLDSAEKINGSAKFGQDIQFDGLKIAMVARAPVFGTKLKSVNDSETRKIPGVIKVVKVPTGVAVIAEHYWAAKQGREALKLEWDLAGHDKPDSAALLKQYQALAQQPGVQAAKAGDVAGASKQAKQMVSAEYVLPYLSHAPMEPLNCAVKISDHGCDIWTGTQMQTTDQASAAKILGLKPEQVNIHTQFLGGGFGRRANPRADFVSEAVEVAKAAGLPVKTVWSREDDIKGGFYRPMFVHRANVALDKQGKPLAWQHTLVGQSIIKGTPFEGVMIKDGIDATSVEGVADSPYVKGTANHQVHLHSVPSEVPVLWWRSVGHSHSGFVMESLIDELAHASKQDPLAYRRQLLKDHPRHLAALNLAADKANWGKPLPAGISRGIAVHESFGSYVAEVAEVSVKDGEVKVHRVVVAIDCGLAVNPDGVKAQMESCVAFALGAALSSEISFKDGQVVQSNFHDYQVLRMKDMPKVEVHIVPSTEKMGGVGEPGVPPLAPAVTNAIFAATGKRIRRLPIGDQLA, from the coding sequence ATGAACGATATGATCAATCTCTCTCGCCGTACTTTCATCAAAAGCACTGCGCTGGTGGCTGGTGGCCTGGTTGTGGCATTCAGTATTCCGCAAGCCAAACGTTTTATGGGTGTAGCCAATGCTGCAGAAGCCATGCCATTGCCCGCCCCCAATGCTTTCTTGCGTATAGGCGCGGATGACAGTATCACTGTATTGCTGGCCCATAGTGAAATGGGCCAGGGCGTATGGACCACCTTGCCGATGCTGATTGCCGATGAGCTGGATGCAGACTGGAACAAGGTGAAGGTGGAGCATGCCCCAGCAGCCCCGGCGTATATCCATACCGCGTATGGACTCCAGATTACAGGTGGCTCTACAACCACCTGGTCAGAGTTTGATCGTTACCGCCAGGCAGGTGCACTGACCCGTGCTTTATTGATGCAGGCCGCGGCCAAACAGTGGAATGTCCCTGTGGATAGCTTGCGCACTGAAAACGGTGCCGTGGTTAACGGCCACAAAACGTTGAGCTATGGTCAACTGGTGGAGACTGCCAGCCAACTGCCGACGCCGACCACAGTCAACCTCAAAAAACCAGAACAATGGAAGTTTATTGGCAAGGCCACCAAGCGTCTGGATAGTGCAGAGAAAATTAATGGCAGTGCCAAGTTTGGCCAGGATATACAGTTTGATGGCCTGAAAATCGCCATGGTGGCGCGAGCCCCCGTGTTCGGTACCAAGCTCAAAAGCGTGAACGACAGTGAAACGCGCAAAATACCAGGGGTGATCAAAGTGGTCAAAGTACCTACCGGGGTCGCCGTGATTGCTGAACATTACTGGGCCGCCAAGCAAGGTCGCGAAGCGCTCAAACTGGAATGGGACCTGGCAGGGCATGACAAACCTGATTCCGCGGCCCTGTTGAAACAATACCAGGCCCTGGCGCAACAGCCGGGCGTGCAGGCAGCCAAAGCCGGTGATGTTGCTGGTGCCAGCAAGCAGGCCAAACAGATGGTAAGTGCAGAGTACGTGTTGCCATACCTGTCACATGCGCCTATGGAACCATTGAATTGCGCGGTAAAAATTTCGGACCACGGCTGCGATATCTGGACCGGGACCCAGATGCAGACTACAGACCAGGCGTCTGCAGCCAAGATCCTGGGTCTCAAACCAGAACAGGTCAATATCCATACCCAATTCTTAGGCGGTGGTTTCGGCCGTCGTGCCAATCCGCGGGCGGATTTTGTGTCTGAAGCGGTGGAGGTGGCTAAAGCCGCCGGATTACCTGTTAAAACAGTCTGGAGCCGTGAAGATGACATCAAAGGCGGCTTTTATCGCCCGATGTTTGTGCATAGAGCCAATGTGGCATTAGACAAGCAAGGCAAGCCACTGGCATGGCAGCATACCCTGGTCGGTCAGTCCATTATCAAGGGTACCCCGTTTGAAGGCGTCATGATTAAAGACGGCATTGATGCGACCTCGGTGGAGGGCGTAGCAGATTCGCCTTATGTCAAAGGCACGGCCAATCATCAGGTGCATCTGCATTCGGTGCCAAGTGAAGTACCAGTGTTGTGGTGGCGTTCGGTCGGGCATAGCCATTCCGGGTTTGTCATGGAAAGCCTGATTGATGAGCTGGCGCATGCCAGCAAGCAGGATCCGCTGGCCTATAGACGTCAGTTACTCAAGGATCATCCGCGCCATCTGGCTGCGCTCAACCTCGCTGCCGACAAGGCCAACTGGGGTAAACCACTGCCTGCGGGGATATCCCGCGGCATTGCGGTGCATGAATCGTTTGGCAGTTATGTGGCAGAAGTTGCCGAAGTGTCGGTGAAAGACGGCGAGGTCAAGGTGCATCGCGTCGTTGTCGCGATTGATTGCGGCCTGGCGGTCAACCCTGATGGTGTGAAAGCGCAGATGGAATCTTGTGTGGCTTTTGCGCTCGGTGCGGCCCTGAGCAGTGAAATCAGCTTCAAGGATGGCCAGGTCGTACAGTCCAACTTCCATGACTACCAGGTATTGCGCATGAAAGACATGCCCAAAGTCGAGGTGCATATTGTGCCTAGTACAGAAAAAATGGGCGGTGTTGGCGAACCTGGCGTACCACCACTGGCACCTGCGGTGACCAATGCCATCTTTGCTGCGACGGGCAAGCGTATCCGTCGCCTGCCAATTGGCGACCAACTGGCTTAG